A genomic region of Helicoverpa zea isolate HzStark_Cry1AcR chromosome 8, ilHelZeax1.1, whole genome shotgun sequence contains the following coding sequences:
- the LOC124632562 gene encoding putative transporter SVOPL encodes MVLNGMRTGNKIEINVISDKLHQNENYEEIVYEYEDALDLTGNSWYNRGLLTTLSIGLLGMGIDIFGFSVVVTGCSCDFQLELWQKSIMLSMPFVGPIFMSIPWGYISDTKGRKKTLLIALWGSFLSSFISAFSSNWIMLAVLKVFSSCFCSAVQSVAYTLLGESCSRKVRGFYMLLMTSVLMLFLLCYIVPGYFILQLTFSSNLGLIFFTPWRLLTIVMASPLGISAFLLHFFYESPNFLINAGRESEALVYLQKMWLRNGGKGSEYPVRKVILKNEAKVSGDNTNLLISFWQQTFPLFKPPLLWRTLQLFFLTNVIYTINNSLVMWMPHIVEAFTKGVSSEAVSGSLCNIITGAAKVKNSSHEEVACSSSIQSGTLLSGIAHGIVFAGITLAVSKLASRKKAIMIGFLLVTALSCLGAVFNTNHIGSLILYVGMMMTNLCMGVLFAYYVELFSTSYRSMASCLGVMVARISGLAGVNFLGVFLMTNCAMTFYAFTAYLFVGIAVAAYYLPADKPLGIKWKILRNQLKNKVSINSGRN; translated from the exons ATGGTTCTAAATGGCATGCGTACgggaaataaaatagaaataaatgtgaTCAGTGACAAATTGCACCAAAATGAGAATTATGAGGAAATTGTATACGAATATGAAGACGCTTTGGATTTAACTG GAAACAGCTGGTACAACCGTGGTCTTCTAACTACTCTAAGCATAGGTCTGCTAGGCATGGGTATAGACATCTTTGGTTTCTCAGTGGTGGTCACAGGCTGTTCTTGTGACTTCCAACTGGAACTATGGCAGAAGAGTATTATGCTATCCATGCCTTTTGTTG GCCCGATTTTTATGTCAATACCTTGGGGCTATATATCTGATACAAAGGGTCGAAAGAAAACATTGCTGATCGCTTTATGGGGAAGTTTTTTGTCATCCTTTATAAGTGCATTTTCCTCAAACTGGATCATGTTAGCTGTCCTCAAGGTTTTCAGTTCGTgctt ttgtagTGCAGTCCAATCAGTGGCCTATACATTGCTTGGAGAATCCTGTTCAAGGAAAGTACGAGGTTTCTATATGCTCCTAATGACCAGTGTGCTGATGTTATTCCTACTATGTTATATTG tACCTGGCTACTTCATTCTTCAGCTAACCTTCTCAAGTAATCTGGGCCTCATCTTCTTCACACCCTGGAGGCTTTTAACCATAGTTATGGCATCACCACTTGGCATCAGCGCCTTTCTACTGCATTTCTTCTACGAAAGTCCAAACTTTCTCATTAACGCTGGTCGAGAAAGTGAAGCTTTGGTATATCTTCAAAAAATGTGGCTGAGGAACGGAGGTAAAGGATCTGAGTACCCG gtaCGTAAAGTGATATTAAAGAATGAGGCAAAAGTGAGTGGTGACAACACGAACTTATTAATATCTTTTTGGCAACAAACGTTTCCACTATTTAAACCGCCTTTACTTTGGAGAACATTACAATTATTCTTCTTGACAAATGTAATTTATACCAT tAACAATAGCTTGGTGATGTGGATGCCACATATCGTTGAGGCTTTTACTAAGGGAGTCAGTTCAGAAGCCGTCTCTGGAAGCTTATGCAACATCATTACGGGGGCAGCAAAAGTGAAGAATTCTTCCCATGAAgaa GTCGCCTGTTCCTCATCAATTCAATCCGGAACATTGCTATCAGGCATCGCCCACGGAATAGTTTTCGCTGGAATCACGCTGGCCGTATCAAAATTAGCTTCTAGAAAGAAAGCAATAATGATTGGCTTTCTCCTTGTAACTGCCTTGTCTTGTCTGGGAGCAGTGTTTAATACGAATCATATAGGAAGTTTGATTCTGTATGTAGGAATGATGATGACGAATTTATGTATGGGTGTATTGTTCGCGTATTATGTCGAGTTGTTTTCTACTTCATATAG gAGTATGGCATCATGTTTGGGTGTGATGGTGGCTCGTATCAGTGGGCTTGCTGGTGTCAACTTCCTTGGAGTGTTCCTCATGACCAACTGTGCCATGACCTTCTATGCTTTCACTGCTTATTTGTTTG TTGGTATTGCTGTGGCAGCGTATTACTTACCAGCGGATAAACCCTTAGGAATAAAATGGAAGATTTTACGCAACCAATTGAAAAATAAAGTCAGCATTAATTCTGGAAGAAATTAA